One region of Terricaulis silvestris genomic DNA includes:
- a CDS encoding DUF2785 domain-containing protein, with amino-acid sequence MKHASLAAALLTLSACATAPDLAEAPQMAACRPAGYDRAQLDALKAAGWTVADDAQRNALALALAECVGDPDPTVRDGIAYEGLQAWMRQRTLTNETLAALNANLQAKLTAPDASGFQRPFAALVLSEVTRTDRVQAWLTAEQRAQLVDASVAYLEGVRDYRGYDEREGWRHGTAHAADLMLQLVLNPNVDRAQLERIRGAIASQVAPNGHFYIYGESERLARPILYMAQRNEFTEAEWTAWFTQLAGDEASWSGNWYATNAGLARKHNLSAFASVIYTNVDISGEAAFAPLLPGANAMIRALP; translated from the coding sequence ATGAAACACGCGTCGCTGGCGGCCGCCCTTCTCACCCTTTCCGCTTGTGCAACCGCGCCTGACCTTGCCGAGGCGCCGCAGATGGCTGCGTGCCGGCCTGCTGGGTATGATCGGGCGCAGCTTGATGCGTTAAAGGCTGCGGGGTGGACCGTTGCCGATGACGCGCAACGCAATGCGCTGGCCTTGGCGCTTGCCGAGTGCGTGGGCGATCCCGATCCGACGGTGCGGGATGGGATTGCGTATGAAGGGCTGCAAGCTTGGATGCGTCAGCGGACGCTCACCAACGAGACGCTGGCGGCTTTGAATGCGAACCTGCAAGCGAAGCTGACGGCGCCGGATGCGAGTGGGTTTCAGCGGCCGTTCGCGGCTTTGGTGCTTTCGGAGGTAACGCGCACGGATCGCGTGCAGGCGTGGCTGACGGCGGAGCAGCGCGCGCAGCTGGTGGACGCGTCGGTCGCATATCTGGAAGGCGTGCGCGATTATCGTGGCTATGATGAGCGCGAGGGCTGGCGCCATGGCACGGCGCACGCGGCGGACCTCATGCTGCAGCTGGTGCTCAATCCGAACGTAGATCGCGCGCAGCTGGAGCGGATTCGCGGCGCTATCGCTAGCCAAGTAGCGCCGAATGGGCACTTCTACATTTACGGCGAAAGCGAACGACTGGCGCGGCCGATCCTCTACATGGCGCAGCGCAATGAATTCACCGAAGCGGAGTGGACGGCTTGGTTCACACAGCTTGCTGGCGATGAGGCGTCGTGGAGCGGCAATTGGTACGCGACCAATGCGGGGCTGGCGCGCAAACACAATCTCAGCGCGTTCGCGTCGGTGATCTACACCAATGTCGACATCAGCGGCGAAGCGGCATTTGCGCCGCTGTTGCCGGGCGCCAATGCGATGATCCGCGCCCTGCCCTAA
- a CDS encoding DMT family transporter — protein sequence MSAEQSVPASAAAPNTSALDLIAIVFCTLAWGTTWFVITLQFGVVDSVVSVTYRFALAAVLLLAWCALRGERIMLTRAQHFAALGVGISTFTINYTLVYWAEERVTSAVVAVLFASMAFVNLIGFRIAFGQRSPLLAWGAASLGIAGVALMSWEELAAANFGAEAVIGIVMTLTGVAAAVVGNVYARRGELAGAGIAASTGWAMGYGAAALAVFALITGKTWAFEPTWQYALSLLYLAVIGSVIAFLLYYGLARRRGYSTASYISAMAPPVAMLVSAVFENKVWGLLALGGIALVVMGQLLLLRVKRA from the coding sequence ATGAGCGCCGAACAAAGCGTGCCGGCAAGTGCTGCCGCGCCAAACACATCTGCGTTGGATCTGATTGCCATCGTGTTCTGCACGTTGGCATGGGGCACGACGTGGTTTGTCATTACGCTTCAGTTCGGTGTCGTTGATTCGGTAGTCTCGGTTACGTATCGCTTCGCGCTAGCGGCTGTGCTCCTGCTTGCGTGGTGTGCGTTGCGCGGCGAGCGCATCATGCTGACGCGCGCGCAACACTTTGCGGCGCTCGGTGTCGGGATCTCGACCTTCACCATCAACTACACGCTCGTCTATTGGGCTGAGGAGCGCGTGACGTCGGCCGTCGTTGCAGTGCTGTTCGCATCGATGGCGTTCGTCAATCTGATCGGCTTCCGCATTGCTTTCGGACAACGTTCGCCGTTGCTGGCGTGGGGCGCCGCGAGCCTTGGTATCGCCGGCGTCGCGCTGATGTCGTGGGAAGAACTCGCCGCTGCAAATTTTGGCGCGGAAGCCGTCATCGGAATCGTGATGACGCTGACAGGGGTGGCGGCCGCAGTGGTCGGCAATGTCTATGCGCGTCGCGGCGAATTGGCCGGCGCGGGCATCGCCGCTTCGACGGGCTGGGCGATGGGGTACGGAGCGGCGGCGCTCGCTGTGTTCGCGCTCATCACCGGCAAGACCTGGGCGTTCGAGCCGACCTGGCAATATGCGCTGTCGCTGCTCTATCTCGCCGTCATCGGCTCGGTGATCGCATTCCTGCTCTATTACGGGCTCGCCCGCCGGCGCGGCTATTCCACCGCATCCTACATCTCCGCGATGGCGCCGCCCGTGGCGATGCTGGTGTCCGCCGTGTTCGAGAACAAGGTCTGGGGCCTGCTCGCCCTCGGCGGCATCGCGCTAGTGGTGATGGGCCAGCTCTTGCTGCTGCGCGTGAAGCGCGCTTAG
- the rpoN gene encoding RNA polymerase factor sigma-54: MAMTPRLEMRQGQALVMTPQLQQAIKLLQLSNVELQEFVEGELERNPLLEREEGSAEAQKPASDSGDAQQLDFDTGVAPAEAALDVSVADMAPDLSANELSEAGAAPMTDWSKAGSGKGFDDLPGIEETLANDLTLAEHLDAQLTQAGLSPVERLIGGVLIDAVDDWGYVRADMRELARQMACGEADVLRVLGVMQGFEPVGVMARDIAECLTLQLKDRGRFDPAMEKLLGNLELLGKGHFERLQHICEVDRDDLMEMVAEIRALTPKPGAGFGGGAVQSVAPDVYIKQAPDGTWLVELNTDTMPRVLMNQRYYATVSKTAKREEDKQFLTECAANASWLVKSLDQRARTILKVAREIVRQQDGFFDKGVAHLRPLNLKTVAAAIEMHESTVSRVTSNKYLSCARGVFELKYFFTASINSSDGGESHSAEAVRFEIKGLIDREAESEILSDDRIVEILREKGIDIARRTVAKYRESLRIPSSVERKRKLAHGL, from the coding sequence GTGGCGATGACTCCCCGTCTAGAGATGCGCCAGGGCCAGGCCCTGGTGATGACGCCGCAACTGCAGCAGGCGATCAAGCTGCTGCAACTTTCAAACGTTGAGCTGCAGGAGTTCGTCGAAGGCGAACTCGAGCGCAATCCGCTGCTGGAGCGCGAGGAAGGCTCTGCCGAAGCGCAGAAACCCGCGAGCGATAGCGGCGATGCGCAGCAACTCGATTTCGATACCGGCGTTGCGCCTGCGGAAGCGGCGCTCGACGTCAGCGTCGCCGACATGGCGCCGGATCTGAGCGCCAACGAATTATCCGAAGCGGGCGCCGCGCCGATGACCGATTGGTCGAAGGCGGGATCGGGCAAGGGCTTTGACGATCTGCCGGGCATCGAAGAAACGCTCGCGAACGACCTGACGCTGGCTGAGCATCTCGACGCGCAGCTGACACAAGCTGGCCTCTCCCCTGTTGAACGCTTGATCGGCGGCGTGCTGATCGATGCGGTGGACGATTGGGGCTACGTGCGCGCCGACATGCGCGAACTGGCGCGGCAAATGGCTTGCGGCGAAGCCGATGTGCTGCGCGTGCTCGGCGTGATGCAAGGCTTTGAGCCAGTCGGCGTGATGGCGCGCGATATCGCGGAATGCCTGACGTTGCAGCTGAAGGATCGCGGGCGGTTCGATCCGGCGATGGAAAAGCTGCTCGGCAATCTGGAATTGTTGGGCAAGGGCCACTTCGAGCGGCTGCAGCATATCTGCGAAGTCGATCGCGACGACCTGATGGAAATGGTCGCTGAGATTCGCGCGCTAACGCCGAAGCCAGGCGCAGGGTTTGGCGGCGGCGCGGTGCAGTCGGTTGCCCCGGACGTTTACATCAAGCAGGCGCCGGACGGGACCTGGCTGGTTGAACTCAACACCGACACCATGCCGCGCGTGCTGATGAACCAGCGCTATTACGCGACGGTGTCGAAGACGGCCAAGCGCGAAGAGGACAAGCAATTCCTCACCGAATGCGCGGCGAACGCGTCGTGGCTGGTGAAGAGTTTGGACCAGCGGGCGCGGACGATCCTGAAGGTGGCGCGCGAGATCGTGCGCCAGCAGGACGGCTTCTTCGATAAGGGTGTCGCGCATTTGCGGCCGCTGAATTTGAAGACGGTAGCGGCGGCGATCGAGATGCACGAGAGCACGGTGAGCCGTGTGACCTCGAACAAGTATCTCTCCTGCGCACGCGGCGTGTTCGAGCTGAAGTACTTCTTCACCGCCTCAATCAATTCATCCGACGGCGGCGAGAGCCACTCGGCCGAGGCTGTGCGCTTCGAGATCAAAGGCCTGATCGATCGCGAAGCGGAGAGCGAAATTCTCTCCGACGACCGCATCGTGGAAATCCTGCGCGAAAAAGGCATCGACATCGCGCGCCGCACAGTGGCGAAGTATCGCGAGAGCCTGCGGATTCCGAGTTCGGTTGAACGCAAGCGCAAGCTGGCGCACGGGCTTTAG
- the lptC gene encoding LPS export ABC transporter periplasmic protein LptC produces the protein MTRHFADFDWDPKRAATLKKARRRSRLIAGLRRFFVAGAGASFAAVFVFMALYAIQGGANAGVYDAREPLRMLNPRFIGRTENGGPYQLSAEVAEQAVGQNQPIELVAPVYRTDAGTIMLAPRGIYDPQAKTVIFDGEVLFSDAGGNRFTTPNMIVDLNLGTLTGRGGVTGAGPLGVLQAESYELRDSDRALVLRGGVRGQIPDRGQQNGEPTP, from the coding sequence ATGACCCGCCATTTCGCCGATTTTGACTGGGACCCCAAACGCGCCGCGACGCTGAAGAAAGCGCGCCGGCGCTCGCGTCTGATCGCTGGGCTGCGCCGGTTTTTCGTGGCTGGCGCCGGGGCCTCGTTCGCGGCGGTGTTCGTGTTCATGGCGCTCTACGCCATCCAGGGCGGGGCCAATGCCGGCGTCTATGACGCCCGCGAGCCGCTCCGGATGCTTAATCCCCGCTTTATTGGCCGCACCGAAAACGGCGGACCCTACCAGCTCTCGGCGGAGGTGGCCGAACAGGCCGTGGGGCAGAACCAGCCGATCGAGCTGGTTGCGCCTGTGTATCGGACCGACGCCGGAACGATTATGCTTGCCCCCAGGGGGATCTATGACCCGCAGGCCAAAACCGTGATTTTTGACGGCGAGGTGCTGTTTTCCGACGCTGGCGGCAACCGGTTCACAACCCCGAACATGATCGTGGACCTGAACTTGGGCACCCTGACTGGCCGGGGCGGCGTCACAGGCGCCGGACCCCTTGGCGTGCTGCAGGCCGAAAGTTATGAATTGAGGGATAGCGACCGTGCTTTAGTGCTTCGCGGTGGCGTCCGCGGGCAGATTCCGGATCGCGGCCAACAGAATGGGGAGCCGACGCCATGA
- the lptB gene encoding LPS export ABC transporter ATP-binding protein, which yields MSPEGAASRSAKAQTAQGGLGAVSIGKSYRGRRVVKDVSVTVNRGEVVGLLGPNGAGKTTCFYMITGLVRVDQGQILLDGQDVTTLPMYQRARLGVGYLPQEPSIFRGLTVEQNVMSIVELSERNRSKRREIVDGLLAELRVDHLKDAPASALSGGERRRVEIARALATRPSFMLLDEPFAGIDPLAINDIRELVLFLKQRGLGVLITDHNVRETLTIVDRASIMFDGEVMFEGTPSEVMGSAVVRERYLGKDYH from the coding sequence ATGAGCCCCGAGGGCGCTGCAAGCCGTTCGGCCAAGGCCCAGACCGCACAAGGCGGTCTAGGCGCGGTTTCGATCGGGAAATCCTATCGCGGCCGCCGCGTGGTGAAGGACGTATCCGTCACCGTCAATCGCGGCGAAGTCGTTGGTTTGCTGGGCCCCAACGGAGCAGGGAAAACCACCTGCTTCTATATGATTACGGGGCTCGTACGCGTGGACCAGGGGCAAATCTTGTTGGACGGCCAGGACGTCACAACACTGCCTATGTACCAACGCGCGCGGCTTGGCGTGGGCTATCTCCCACAAGAGCCGTCGATCTTCCGTGGTCTCACCGTCGAACAGAACGTCATGTCGATCGTGGAGCTTTCCGAGCGTAACCGCTCGAAGCGCCGCGAAATCGTCGATGGGCTGCTCGCTGAACTGCGCGTCGATCATCTGAAAGATGCGCCGGCCTCCGCCCTCTCGGGCGGCGAGCGGCGCCGGGTCGAAATTGCGCGGGCTTTGGCGACGCGTCCGTCGTTCATGCTGCTCGACGAGCCTTTCGCAGGCATCGACCCGCTCGCCATCAACGACATCCGCGAGCTTGTGCTGTTTCTGAAGCAGCGCGGGCTAGGCGTTCTGATCACTGACCACAACGTGCGCGAAACGCTCACGATCGTGGACCGTGCATCGATCATGTTCGACGGTGAAGTGATGTTCGAAGGCACGCCGTCCGAAGTGATGGGGTCCGCTGTCGTGCGCGAAAGGTATCTCGGCAAAGACTACCACTAG
- a CDS encoding LptA/OstA family protein, translated as MRQTAFAIAAGAFLAVAFAAPAAHAQLSESGGPVSYSADNLEYFDGERRLLLTGDVDIVQNDARLRADQITLYFSNSTAAANQQGGLGSGDIERMIATGEVYYVRPAQSARGNRAVYEVSQDSVTFTGNVVVASDENVIRGETLVLNIGNRRTVIRPTPGQRVRGVFVPSEGQNSGQSPQ; from the coding sequence ATGAGGCAAACAGCCTTCGCAATCGCCGCCGGCGCCTTCTTGGCTGTCGCCTTCGCAGCTCCGGCCGCACACGCGCAGCTCAGTGAGAGCGGCGGGCCGGTTTCGTATTCGGCCGACAATCTCGAGTATTTCGACGGTGAGCGGCGTCTGCTGCTCACGGGCGATGTGGACATCGTGCAGAACGATGCGCGGCTGCGGGCCGATCAGATCACGCTCTATTTCTCCAACTCAACAGCCGCCGCCAATCAACAAGGCGGGCTGGGTTCAGGCGACATCGAGCGCATGATCGCGACCGGCGAGGTCTATTATGTGCGCCCAGCGCAATCGGCTCGCGGTAACCGCGCGGTTTATGAAGTCAGCCAGGACAGCGTGACCTTCACGGGCAATGTCGTGGTGGCGTCGGATGAGAACGTCATTCGCGGCGAGACGCTGGTTTTGAACATCGGCAATCGGCGCACCGTGATCCGGCCGACGCCTGGCCAGCGGGTGCGCGGGGTGTTCGTCCCGAGCGAAGGGCAAAATTCGGGCCAATCGCCCCAGTGA